Proteins encoded together in one Triticum urartu cultivar G1812 unplaced genomic scaffold, Tu2.1 TuUngrouped_contig_7472, whole genome shotgun sequence window:
- the LOC125531556 gene encoding uncharacterized protein LOC125531556, whose product MEVGSNALVEFWSGRGVHVTVSVSFALQVTLLLLADIRRRTDWSVLKVIIWSAYMLADTAAIYALGHLSVVVTVSEHRLMVLWAPLLLVHLGGQDNITAYAIEDNQLWLRHLQAFGVQVFAAGYVLYASSVLLQPSLLRSAAILIYVVGLLKYGERLWALIAANNSCASSSLSITSYMDFGAQQAVGFPADHNQAGFIEDECDELVLAYSLLDIPKKMFEGPTAYVKIQNETSYDRDFMLKVVELQLTMMYDLLYTKAAVMHTRYGFVVRLISLPFTVAALQLFNAMRAEDDYRRADVIVTKVLLTGAVFLEAISVLRVIFSIWTAALLYERKWYSLGKVAHVTEGVITILLSTIVRSNEAYWSAHMRQHSLFKVSHHTNHRRGSRIAKKMGLEDLWDSTFYSWSTSVPEDIIRKVLVLVSTTEARQVVPTEARQVVPTEARNSTYYTWTTLDRGTRARQGVLSDGAGTEARQGVRSNGAGTEARRGVLSDGAGTEARQGVRSNGAGTEARRGVWSNGAGTEARQGVRSNGTGTEARQGVGTGAEARLGVPPDRTGTEAGQGGQSNGTGTEAMQIGMAKSRGQDAVKRHNLSLGKDLALAWSVELELDESILVWHIATHVYLQELSTNVIGQQRYILERNHMLKRVEAIEALCNYMFYLLVARPYMLPYPVTRQKYVQLCHDSNTHLKTRDDAKDLLSAILEQEKPLLGGSPIKPNSDGDIIGVSQSSKTAETAVNNTGVRRTPMPAFKNTGVRRTPMPAFKNIGVGGTAQPAVNNTRIGGNAQPPVNNTGVGGTGVSQSQETSDEVIGVSRPPVNNTWFGVFKKKVTTNCSWFGGTVQPPVNNTTGGETAQPSINSTLDKGCKLAAQLVNTTQRDDVDAVRFLEMVFEVWVEMLCYTAYNCDEKSHAKNLTNGGELMTIVALMMVYKSNGFIKTENSGATAGTSSSS is encoded by the coding sequence ATGGAAGTTGGATCGAATGCCCTAGTGGAGTTCTGGAGTGGACGGGGAGTCCATGTCACGGTGTCGGTGAGCTTCGCACTGCAGGTCACGCTTCTCCTCTTGGCAGATATTCGTCGACGCACAGACTGGTCCGTGCTAAAGGTCATCATTTGGTCAGCATACATGCTGGCCGACACCGCCGCCATATACGCCCTGGGTCACCTGTCCGTTGTTGTCACTGTGTCCGAGCACCGTCTTATGGTGCTCTGGGCGCCACTGTTACTGGTGCACCTTGGCGGCCAAGATAACATCACCGCCTATGCCATAGAGGACAACCAGCTGTGGCTCCGTCACCTGCAGGCTTTCGGAGTGCAGGTCTTTGCAGCTGGCTACGTGTTGTATGCCTCTTCCGTTCTCTTGCAACCATCCTTGCTCCGCTCGGCCGCCATCCTCATTTATGTGGTCGGGCTTCTCAAGTATGGGGAAAGATTGTGGGCGCTCATTGCTGCCAATAATAGTTGTGCCAGTAGCAGCCTATCCATCACCAGCTACATGGATTTTGGTGCTCAGCAGGCAGTTGGTTTTCCTGCAGATCACAATCAAGCTGGGTTTATCGAAGATGAATGCGACGAGCTAGTCCTAGCTTACTCACTGTTGGACATTCCCAAGAAAATGTTCGAGGGGCCGACAGCTTATGTGAAGATTCAGAATGAGACAAGTTACGACAGAGACTTCATGCTGAAAGTGGTCGAGTTGCAGCTCACGATGATGTACGACCTCTTGTACACCAAGGCTGCGGTGATGCACACCCGGTATGGCTTTGTCGTCCGTCTCATCTCGCTGCCTTTCACTGTGGCTGCACTCCAGTTGTTTAATGCAATGAGGGCCGAAGATGATTACAGAAGAGCAGATGTCATTGTGACCAAAGTTTTACTCACCGGTGCAGTTTTCCTGGAGGCCATTTCAGTGTTGAGGGTCATTTTCTCCATCTGGACAGCCGCACTGCTGTATGAAAGAAAGTGGTATTCTCTTGGCAAAGTGGCTCACGTAACTGAAGGGGTCATCACTATTTTACTCTCGACGATTGTAAGAAGTAATGAAGCCTACTGGTCAGCCCACATGCGCCAACATAGCTTGTTTAAGGTGTCCCATCACACTAACCACAGAAGAGGCAGTAGAATCGCAAAAAAAATGGGACTGGAGGACCTGTGGGATTCAACGTTCTACTCATGGTCCACTAGTGTCCCCGAAGATATCATTCGCAAGGTGTTGGTCCTAGTGTCGACAACTGAAGCCAGACAGGTGGTTCCAACTGAAGCCAGACAGGTTGTTCCAACTGAAGCCAGGAATTCAACGTACTACACATGGACCACTCTTGATAGGGGAACCAGAGCTAGGCAGGGTGTTCTGTCTGATGGTGCTGGAACTGAAGCCCGGCAGGGTGTTCGGTCTAATGGTGCTGGGACTGAAGCCCGGCGTGGTGTTCTGTCTGATGGTGCTGGAACTGAAGCCCGGCAGGGTGTTCGGTCTAATGGTGCTGGGACTGAAGCCCGGCGTGGTGTTTGGTCTAATGGTGCTGGAACTGAAGCCCGGCAGGGTGTTCGGTCTAATGGTACTGGAACCGAAGCCCGGCAGGGTGTTGGTACTGGAGCCGAAGCCAGGCTGGGTGTTCCACCTGATCGTACTGGAACTGAAGCCGGGCAGGGTGGTCAATCTAATGGTACTGGAACCGAAGCTATGCAGATTGGCATGGCGAAATCACGGGGCCAGGATGCCGTAAAGAGACACAACCTCTCCTTAGGGAAGGACCTGGCACTGGCATGGAGCGTGGAACTGGAGCTGGATGAGAGCATCCTCGTGTGGCACATCGCCACTCATGTCTACCTCCAGGAGCTCTCGACGAATGTTATTGGCCAACAGAGATATATTTTGGAACGTAACCACATGCTGAAACGTGTTGAGGCAATAGAGGCTCTCTGCAATTACATGTTTTACCTGCTGGTCGCCCGCCCCTACATGCTGCCTTACCCTGTTACTCGTCAGAAGTATGTCCAGCTGTGTCATGATTCCAACACTCATCTGAAGACACGCGACGATGCCAAGGACCTGCTCAGTGCCATATTGGAACAGGAGAAACCTTTGCTCGGAGGATCTCCAATTAAACCAAATAGTGACGGAGACATTATTGGTGTGTCTCAGAGCAGTAAAACTGCTGAGACAGCGGTCAATAATACAGGGGTCAGACGAACTCCTATGCCGGCGTTCAAGAATACAGGGGTCAGACGAACTCCTATGCCGGCGTTCAAGAATATAGGGGTCGGAGGAACTGCTCAGCCGGCAGTCAATAATACAAGGATCGGAGGAAATGCTCAGCCGCCGGTCAATAATACAGGGGTCGGAGGAACTGGTGTCTCTCAAAGCCAAGAAACAAGTGACGAAGTCATTGGTGTGTCTAGACCGCCGGTCAATAATACATGGTTCGGTGTTTTTAAAAAAAAGGTAACAACAAATTGTTCATGGTTCGGAGGAACTGTTCAGCCTCCGGTCAATAATACAACGGGCGGAGAAACTGCTCAGCCTTCTATCAACAGCACACTTGACAAGGGATGTAAGCTTGCAGCACAGCTGGTCAACACAACGCAAAGAGATGATGTGGATGCTGTTCGCTTCCTCGAGATGGTCTTTGAAGTGTGGGTGGAGATGCTATGCTACACGGCCTACAACTGCGACGAGAAATCTCATGCCAAAAACCTGACAAACGGTGGTGAGCTCATGACCATCGTTGCTCTTATGATGGTATACAAGTCAAATGGTTTTATCAAGACAGAGAATAGTGGTGCCACAGCTGGCACTAGTTCTTCGTCATAA